One window of Opisthocomus hoazin isolate bOpiHoa1 chromosome 13, bOpiHoa1.hap1, whole genome shotgun sequence genomic DNA carries:
- the CABP1 gene encoding calcium-binding protein 1 isoform X3, translating to MGNCVKSPLRNLSKKIRHEEKTCYKAVQTSEEGPSACEYQGPLMVLAQNCAVMHNLLGPACIFLRKGFAENRQPDRELRPEEIEELREAFKEFDKDKDGFINCRDLGNCMRTMGYMPTEMELIELSQQINMNLGGHVDFEDFVELMGPKLLAETADMIGVKELRDAFREFDTNGDGEISTSELREAMKKLLGQQVGHRDIEEIIRDVDLNGDGRVDFEEFVRMMSR from the exons ATGGGCAACTGTGTGAAGTCTCCACTGAGAAACCTCTCAAAAAAG ATCCGCCATGAGGAGAAGACGTGCTATAAGGCTGTCCAGACGAGCGAAGAGGGGCCGTCGGCTTGCGAGTACCAGGGTCCGCTCATGGTGCTGGCCCAGAACTGCGCCGTCATGCACAACCTGCTGGGGCCAGCATGCATCTTCCTGAGGAAGGGCTTCGCAGAAAACAGGCAGCCT GATAGAGAACTGCGTCCGGAAGAAATAGAAG AATTAAGAGAAGCCTTTAAGGAGTTTGATAAAGACAAGGATGGGTTTATTAACTGCAGGGACCTGGGGAACTGCATGCGAACCATGGGCTACATGCCTACTGAGATGGAGCTAATAGAGCTTTCCCAGCAGATCAACATGAACC TGGGTGGCCATGTGGATTTTGAAGATTTTGTTGAGCTGATGGGACCAAAGCTGCTGGCAGAAACTGCAGACATGATTGGTGTAAAAGAGCTCCGCGATGCCTTCAGAGAG TTTGACACCAATGGTGATGGGGAGATCAGCACCAGCGAGCTGCGAGAAGCCATGAAGAAGCTTCTAGGGCAGCAGGTGGGCCATCGGGATATTGAAGAGATCATCCGGGACGTGGATCTGAATGGAGACGGGCGTGTCGATTTTGAAG AGTTTGTTCGCATGATGTCCCGCTGA
- the CABP1 gene encoding calcium-binding protein 1 isoform X2, producing MSGSSMAKSESRTSLLKAAGSRPQPRRGPGGQAGREPSQEPLPGEPSARRPLCHPGAREDGLRGAGKPSPGRGESQPEPAGGAARRGSGKEPARTPRQHRRLPPPASHGHPPDPQRLAAGDGQEAEEDFLFGRGQRSSRESLRLSEGASPPSEPGCKYSAKPRGSERPVAADPLLPQLHPMLSSVFGQDRELRPEEIEELREAFKEFDKDKDGFINCRDLGNCMRTMGYMPTEMELIELSQQINMNLGGHVDFEDFVELMGPKLLAETADMIGVKELRDAFREFDTNGDGEISTSELREAMKKLLGQQVGHRDIEEIIRDVDLNGDGRVDFEEFVRMMSR from the exons ATGAGCGGCTCCTCCATGGCGAAGAGCGAGTCCCGCACTTCGCTGCTGaaggcggcggggagccggccccagccccgcagaggaCCAggcgggcaggcggggagggagccgAGCCAGGAGCCGCTCCCCGGGGAGCCCAGCGCCCGCAGGCCGCTCTGCCACCCGGGCGCCCGGGAGGACGGGCTGCGGGGCGCAGGGAAGCCGTCGCCCGGACGCGGGGAGAGCCAGCCGGAGCCGGCGGGAGGAGCTGCGAGGAGGGGCAGCGGGAAGGAGCCGGCGCGGACACCGCGGCAGcaccgccgcctcccgccgcccgccagcCACGGGCACCCCCCGGACCCGCAGCGGCTCGCGGCGGGGGACGggcaggaggcggaggaggaCTTTCTCTTCGGCCGCGGGCAGAGGTCCAGCAGAGAGTCCCTGCGGCTCTCGGAAGGCGCTTCCCCTCCGTCCGAGCCCGGCTGCAAGTACTCCGCCAAGCCCCGCGGCAGCGAGCGGCCGGTGGCAGCGGACCCCCTCCTCCCGCAGCTGCACCCCATGCTCAGCTCCGTCTTTGGCCAG GATAGAGAACTGCGTCCGGAAGAAATAGAAG AATTAAGAGAAGCCTTTAAGGAGTTTGATAAAGACAAGGATGGGTTTATTAACTGCAGGGACCTGGGGAACTGCATGCGAACCATGGGCTACATGCCTACTGAGATGGAGCTAATAGAGCTTTCCCAGCAGATCAACATGAACC TGGGTGGCCATGTGGATTTTGAAGATTTTGTTGAGCTGATGGGACCAAAGCTGCTGGCAGAAACTGCAGACATGATTGGTGTAAAAGAGCTCCGCGATGCCTTCAGAGAG TTTGACACCAATGGTGATGGGGAGATCAGCACCAGCGAGCTGCGAGAAGCCATGAAGAAGCTTCTAGGGCAGCAGGTGGGCCATCGGGATATTGAAGAGATCATCCGGGACGTGGATCTGAATGGAGACGGGCGTGTCGATTTTGAAG AGTTTGTTCGCATGATGTCCCGCTGA
- the CABP1 gene encoding calcium-binding protein 1 isoform X4, which produces MGNCVKSPLRNLSKKDRELRPEEIEELREAFKEFDKDKDGFINCRDLGNCMRTMGYMPTEMELIELSQQINMNLGGHVDFEDFVELMGPKLLAETADMIGVKELRDAFREFDTNGDGEISTSELREAMKKLLGQQVGHRDIEEIIRDVDLNGDGRVDFEEFVRMMSR; this is translated from the exons ATGGGCAACTGTGTGAAGTCTCCACTGAGAAACCTCTCAAAAAAG GATAGAGAACTGCGTCCGGAAGAAATAGAAG AATTAAGAGAAGCCTTTAAGGAGTTTGATAAAGACAAGGATGGGTTTATTAACTGCAGGGACCTGGGGAACTGCATGCGAACCATGGGCTACATGCCTACTGAGATGGAGCTAATAGAGCTTTCCCAGCAGATCAACATGAACC TGGGTGGCCATGTGGATTTTGAAGATTTTGTTGAGCTGATGGGACCAAAGCTGCTGGCAGAAACTGCAGACATGATTGGTGTAAAAGAGCTCCGCGATGCCTTCAGAGAG TTTGACACCAATGGTGATGGGGAGATCAGCACCAGCGAGCTGCGAGAAGCCATGAAGAAGCTTCTAGGGCAGCAGGTGGGCCATCGGGATATTGAAGAGATCATCCGGGACGTGGATCTGAATGGAGACGGGCGTGTCGATTTTGAAG AGTTTGTTCGCATGATGTCCCGCTGA
- the CABP1 gene encoding calcium-binding protein 1 isoform X1, producing the protein MSGSSMAKSESRTSLLKAAGSRPQPRRGPGGQAGREPSQEPLPGEPSARRPLCHPGAREDGLRGAGKPSPGRGESQPEPAGGAARRGSGKEPARTPRQHRRLPPPASHGHPPDPQRLAAGDGQEAEEDFLFGRGQRSSRESLRLSEGASPPSEPGCKYSAKPRGSERPVAADPLLPQLHPMLSSVFGQIRHEEKTCYKAVQTSEEGPSACEYQGPLMVLAQNCAVMHNLLGPACIFLRKGFAENRQPDRELRPEEIEELREAFKEFDKDKDGFINCRDLGNCMRTMGYMPTEMELIELSQQINMNLGGHVDFEDFVELMGPKLLAETADMIGVKELRDAFREFDTNGDGEISTSELREAMKKLLGQQVGHRDIEEIIRDVDLNGDGRVDFEEFVRMMSR; encoded by the exons ATGAGCGGCTCCTCCATGGCGAAGAGCGAGTCCCGCACTTCGCTGCTGaaggcggcggggagccggccccagccccgcagaggaCCAggcgggcaggcggggagggagccgAGCCAGGAGCCGCTCCCCGGGGAGCCCAGCGCCCGCAGGCCGCTCTGCCACCCGGGCGCCCGGGAGGACGGGCTGCGGGGCGCAGGGAAGCCGTCGCCCGGACGCGGGGAGAGCCAGCCGGAGCCGGCGGGAGGAGCTGCGAGGAGGGGCAGCGGGAAGGAGCCGGCGCGGACACCGCGGCAGcaccgccgcctcccgccgcccgccagcCACGGGCACCCCCCGGACCCGCAGCGGCTCGCGGCGGGGGACGggcaggaggcggaggaggaCTTTCTCTTCGGCCGCGGGCAGAGGTCCAGCAGAGAGTCCCTGCGGCTCTCGGAAGGCGCTTCCCCTCCGTCCGAGCCCGGCTGCAAGTACTCCGCCAAGCCCCGCGGCAGCGAGCGGCCGGTGGCAGCGGACCCCCTCCTCCCGCAGCTGCACCCCATGCTCAGCTCCGTCTTTGGCCAG ATCCGCCATGAGGAGAAGACGTGCTATAAGGCTGTCCAGACGAGCGAAGAGGGGCCGTCGGCTTGCGAGTACCAGGGTCCGCTCATGGTGCTGGCCCAGAACTGCGCCGTCATGCACAACCTGCTGGGGCCAGCATGCATCTTCCTGAGGAAGGGCTTCGCAGAAAACAGGCAGCCT GATAGAGAACTGCGTCCGGAAGAAATAGAAG AATTAAGAGAAGCCTTTAAGGAGTTTGATAAAGACAAGGATGGGTTTATTAACTGCAGGGACCTGGGGAACTGCATGCGAACCATGGGCTACATGCCTACTGAGATGGAGCTAATAGAGCTTTCCCAGCAGATCAACATGAACC TGGGTGGCCATGTGGATTTTGAAGATTTTGTTGAGCTGATGGGACCAAAGCTGCTGGCAGAAACTGCAGACATGATTGGTGTAAAAGAGCTCCGCGATGCCTTCAGAGAG TTTGACACCAATGGTGATGGGGAGATCAGCACCAGCGAGCTGCGAGAAGCCATGAAGAAGCTTCTAGGGCAGCAGGTGGGCCATCGGGATATTGAAGAGATCATCCGGGACGTGGATCTGAATGGAGACGGGCGTGTCGATTTTGAAG AGTTTGTTCGCATGATGTCCCGCTGA